A region of Lycium barbarum isolate Lr01 chromosome 3, ASM1917538v2, whole genome shotgun sequence DNA encodes the following proteins:
- the LOC132631549 gene encoding uncharacterized protein LOC132631549, whose product MDEVQKEIGSVRDYLGQLRDWMQRKDEHNAEILQHMQGKSAVQADDADVMVENSNNHRGDGFREEVQPHFRDETRPRRLALPLFSGKARNWFQWWETRAPIVTWDVFRVAILQRFTPSQSGNLYEVLIGLKQTGSVAQYQEDFELLSAPLKDVDDAVWMGIFISGLREEINADLRLSKLGNLTQIIDQSQRIEERNWALSQAHLPRHMRMALSRGSMQFPVTDDSRTGSFTSPPSGPETSARRGGAYKTLSDAEYQDKLRKGLCFRCDEKYGPNHRCNSKKLNLLIVAAEDGEDRGTEEYSEELINARMDQLDVQGQPESQKLMELSLYSIAGFTTKKSLKVWGTILAKKVIVLIDSNASTNFISRAVAEASGLKQTETKPFLVEVGNGQQVKSRGSCKGVELWIYNVRITQDYFLFNLGSADVLLGLEWLETLGDIQANFKTLTLKFEIEGQTRVVQGDPSWSKSVASLKTLFKALQKDGEGYYVDLNELTAREEQENFDLQQLLDEFGTLFEELKRLPPSRSHDHAIRFKQGSNPPNIRPYRYPHYQKNEIERIVREMLVAAIDELLDELGGATIFSKLDLRSGYHQIQVCQEDVAKTAFRAHESHYEFLVMPFGLSNAPSTFQALMNEIFRPYLRKFVLVFLDDILVYSANFSTHLDHLREVLKILQLHNLVVNRKKCHFGQPTTGVSRTYYLRRWSLNRSCQNNKHG is encoded by the exons ATGGACGAAGTACAAAAGGAGATTGGTTCAGTACGTGATTACCTGGGGCAGTTACGAGATTGGATGCAAAGAAAGGATGAACATAACGCTGAAATTCTTCAACATATGCAGGGAAAATCAGCAGTTCAGGCAGATGATGCAGATGTGATGGTAGAGAACAGCAACAATCACAGAGGTGATGGATTCCGAGAAGAAGTTCAGCCACATTTTCGTGATGAAACACGTCCTAGAAGATTGGCACTTCCTTTATTCTCTG GTAAAGCCCGAAATTGGTTCCAGTGGTGGGAGACAAGAGCGCCGATTGTCACATGGGATGTGTTTCGAGTAGCGATACTCCAACGCTTTACACCGTCACAGTCAGGGAACTTATATGAGGTTTTGATAGGATTGAAGCAAACTGGAAGCGTGGCACAATACCAAGAAGATTTCGAATTACTTTCAGCACCTTTGAAAGATGTCGATGATGCAGTTTGGATGGGAATTTTTATAAGTGGTTTGAGAGAGGAGATCAACGCAGATTTGCGTCTTAGCAAGCTGGGAAATCTAACCCAGATTATAGACCAAAGCCAGCGTATTGAAGAGAGGAATTGGGCTCTCAGCCAAGCCCACTTGCCAAGACATATGCGTATGGCGCTTTCTAGGGGTTCAATGCAGTTTCCAGTGACCGACGATAGCCGAACAGGAAGTTTTACAAGTCCCCCT TCAGGACCTGAAACTTCTGCAAGGCGTGGAGGAGCATACAAAACGCTATCCGATGCAGAGTATCAGGATAAATTAAGAAAAGGACTTTGTTTTCGCTGCGATGAAAAATATGGCCCCAATCACCGGTGCAATTCAAAAAAATTAAATCTGCTTATTGTAGCAGCAGAGGACGGAGAAGACAGAGGCACAGAAGAATATTCAGAGGAATTAATAAACGCAAGGATGGACCAATTAGATGTTCAAGGACAACCGGAGTCACAAAAATTAATGGAGTTGTCTTTGTACTCTATTGCAGGATTTACCACAAAAAAGTCCTTGAAAGTATGGGGAACAATACTAGCGAAGAAGGTTATTGTGTTGATTGATAGCAATGCATCAACGAACTTTATCTCTCGTGCAGTGGCCGAAGCATCAGGGTTAAAACAAACAGAAACTAAGCCGTTTTTGGTGGAAGTGGGTAATGGACAGCAAGTGAAGAGTAGGGGAAGCTGCAAAGGAGTAGAATTGTGGATTTATAACGTGCGGATAACACAGGATTACTTCCTTTTTAATTTGGGCAGTGCTGATGTACTGTTGGGATTAGAGTGGCTGGAGACTTTGGGGGATATACAAGCTAATTTCAAAACGTTGACGCTGAAATTTGAAATAGAGGGGCAAACACGAGTTGTTCAAGGAGACCCCTCATGGTCCAAATCAGTGGCTTCACTCAAAACTCTGTTTAAAGCCTTACAAAAAGATGGAGAAGGGTATTATGTTGATTTAAATGAGTTAACAGCAAGGGAAGAACAAGAGAATTTCGATTTGCAGCAATTACTGGACGAATTTGGAACTTTATTTGAGGAACTGAAAAGGCTGCCACCTAGTAGAAGTCATGATCATGCTATCCGATTTAAACAAGGATCTAATCCACCCAATATTCGTCCATATCGTTACCCTCATTACCAGAAAAATGAGATTGAGCGAATTGTACGAGAAATGCTGGTAGCTG CAATCGATGAGTTACTGGATGAGCTTGGGGGTGCCACAATATTTTCGAAGTTggatctaagatcggggtaccATCAAATCCAGGTTTGCCAGGAGGATGTAGCAAAGACAGCTTTTCGTGCCCATGAAAGCCACTATGAATTTTTGGTCATGCCATTTGGGTTGTCTAACGCTCCATCTACTTTTCAAGCCTTGATGAATGAGATATTTCGGCCTTACTTACGTAAGTTTGTATTGGTCTTTTTGGATGACATATTG